From a region of the Malania oleifera isolate guangnan ecotype guangnan chromosome 12, ASM2987363v1, whole genome shotgun sequence genome:
- the LOC131143835 gene encoding uncharacterized protein LOC131143835 — MAVDYVLKWVEAVATRTNEHQVLVKFLKGIFSHFTCPQAIISDEGTHFLNRHFAALLCKYSITHKVATSYYPQTSGQVEVSNHEINSILEKTVRIGDASWAHRTAHKTPIFQLRHGRCRSHHHLQLNELEEIRNDSYENANIYKDRTKSFHDKHIILKTFKPNKKVWLFNSRLKLFPSKLQSRWLDPYTVTHVFPHGTIEIEDLETNTLSKVNGQCLKPCMEGVSE, encoded by the exons ATGGCGGTGGACTATGTTTTGAAGTGGGTAGAGGCGGTCGCAACTAGGACCAATGAACATCAAGTGCTTGTTAAATTTCTTAAAGGTATCTTTAGTCATTTCACTTGCCCCCAAGCTATTATTAGCGATGAGGGAACTCATTTCCTCAATCGTCATTTTGCTGCACTCCTTTGCAAATATTCCATTACTCACAAGGTAGCCACTTCGTACTATCCGCAAACTAGTGGACAAGTTGAGGTATCGAACCATGAAATCAACAGCATCCTTGAGAAAACTGTGAGGATTGGTGATGCTTCATGGGCACATAGAACGGCCCACAAGACCCCTATTT TTCAACTTCGACATGGCCGTTGCCGATCCCATCACCACCTCCAACTCAATGAGTTGGAGGAGATCCGTAATGACTCTTATGAAAATGCCAATATCTATAAAGATAGGACCAAGTCTTTTCATGACAAACacattattttgaaaaccttcaAGCCTAACAAAAAAGTATGGCTTTTCAATTCGAGGCTGAAATTGTTCCCTAGTAAGTTGCAGTCTAGATGGCTTGATCCATATACTGTGACTCATGTGTTCCCGCATGGTACGATTGaaattgaagatctggagaccaACACCCTTTCCAAGGTGAATGGTCAGTGTCTTAAGCCTTGTATGGAAGGGGTTAGTGAATGA